Proteins from one Aureimonas sp. SA4125 genomic window:
- the rpsT gene encoding 30S ribosomal protein S20, whose protein sequence is MANTPSAKKATRKIETRTAVNKNRRSRVRGFLRKVEEAILTGDKDAAQLAFKAAEPELMRAVSRGVWHKNTASRKVSRLSSRVKAVGAAAAV, encoded by the coding sequence ATGGCCAATACGCCGTCGGCCAAGAAGGCCACCCGCAAGATCGAGACCCGCACCGCGGTGAACAAGAACCGGCGCTCGCGCGTCCGGGGGTTTCTGCGCAAAGTCGAGGAAGCGATCCTGACCGGCGACAAGGATGCCGCCCAGCTCGCCTTCAAGGCGGCCGAGCCCGAACTGATGCGCGCTGTCTCCCGCGGCGTGTGGCACAAGAACACTGCCTCTCGCAAGGTTTCGCGGCTTTCGAGCCGGGTCAAGGCTGTCGGCGCCGCTGCCGCCGTCTGA